The following are encoded together in the Pedobacter steynii genome:
- a CDS encoding NAD(P)-dependent alcohol dehydrogenase: MIEAKGYAAQNAETDLAPWSFERREVGPHDVQFDILYCGVCHSDLHQIKNDWFPGIFPMVPGHEIVGRVIKVGDHVTKFKVGDLAGTGCMVDSCQVCENCKQDLEQYCLEGNTQTYNSYGRDGKTPTYGGYSNTIVVREEFVLHVSEKLDLAAVAPLLCAGITTYSPLRHWKVGKGHKLAVLGLGGLGHMAVKFGVAFGAEVTVLSTSAKKEADARKLGAQHFVVTSDPEQIKAAQHSFDFILDTVSAEHDFNMYLSLLRTNGTMICVGVPSKPAEIAAFSLLGGRKSVAGSGIGGIAETQEMLDFCAEHNIVSEIEMIDIKDITAAYDRMLKGDVRYRFVIDMATL, from the coding sequence ATGATCGAAGCAAAAGGATATGCAGCACAAAATGCTGAAACAGATTTAGCTCCCTGGAGCTTTGAACGTCGCGAGGTAGGCCCTCATGATGTGCAATTTGACATTTTATATTGTGGGGTTTGTCATTCAGATCTTCATCAGATTAAAAACGATTGGTTTCCGGGGATATTTCCGATGGTTCCAGGTCATGAAATTGTAGGACGGGTAATAAAAGTAGGAGATCATGTGACCAAATTTAAAGTTGGCGATCTTGCCGGAACGGGCTGTATGGTAGATTCCTGTCAGGTTTGCGAAAACTGTAAACAGGATCTGGAGCAATATTGCCTGGAAGGAAATACACAAACCTACAACTCTTATGGAAGAGATGGTAAGACCCCAACTTATGGCGGTTACTCCAATACAATCGTAGTAAGAGAGGAATTTGTACTTCATGTTTCTGAAAAACTAGACCTGGCCGCAGTGGCTCCCTTGCTATGTGCAGGAATAACCACCTACTCTCCACTCAGACATTGGAAAGTAGGAAAAGGCCATAAACTTGCGGTTCTGGGTCTTGGTGGATTAGGCCATATGGCTGTGAAATTTGGAGTAGCCTTTGGTGCAGAAGTAACAGTATTGAGTACTTCGGCAAAAAAGGAAGCAGATGCCAGAAAATTAGGAGCTCAACATTTTGTAGTGACTTCAGATCCGGAACAAATCAAAGCTGCTCAGCATTCATTTGATTTTATCCTGGATACGGTTTCGGCAGAACATGATTTTAACATGTACCTGTCCCTGCTAAGAACCAATGGCACGATGATTTGTGTAGGCGTACCTTCTAAGCCAGCAGAAATTGCAGCGTTCAGCTTGCTGGGTGGCCGGAAAAGTGTTGCCGGTTCCGGCATCGGCGGCATCGCCGAAACTCAGGAAATGCTGGATTTCTGTGCGGAACACAACATTGTATCTGAAATTGAGATGATCGACATTAAAGACATCACTGCTGCGTACGACAGGATGTTAAAAGGAGATGTCCGCTATCGTTTTGTAATTGATATGGCAACACTTTAA
- a CDS encoding helix-turn-helix domain-containing protein: MLEDKNIVLKVAEPDKQLADFVESFWMIDNRSDAAHEIVILPDGRFDIIFCHSLAAPYQVMQMGLGSHPEQNSILPGTVMFAVSFKLLAMEYLLDMKAAFLLNSAHRLPDDFWGITKNDLNNFDGFCQKVSLKMLALIKPEIDSRKQKLFELIYASKGSFTVKELSEKVFWSSRQINRYFHSQFGISLKAYGNILRFKASLSHIKMGKLYPEQNFSDQNHFIKEIKKFSGVVPKELSKNQNDRFILLSALPEE, encoded by the coding sequence ATGCTAGAGGATAAAAATATAGTACTTAAGGTGGCCGAGCCTGATAAACAGCTTGCTGATTTTGTGGAAAGCTTCTGGATGATTGACAATCGTTCTGATGCTGCCCATGAAATTGTTATTCTGCCCGACGGGCGATTTGACATTATATTTTGTCATTCCTTAGCGGCGCCTTATCAGGTTATGCAGATGGGTTTAGGCAGTCATCCTGAACAAAATTCAATTCTGCCCGGAACTGTCATGTTTGCGGTTAGTTTTAAGCTGCTTGCAATGGAGTATCTGTTGGATATGAAAGCTGCCTTTTTATTAAATAGTGCCCATCGGCTGCCAGATGATTTTTGGGGAATAACAAAAAATGACCTGAATAACTTTGATGGCTTTTGCCAAAAGGTTTCGCTAAAGATGCTGGCCTTAATCAAGCCGGAAATTGACAGCAGAAAGCAAAAACTATTTGAATTGATTTACGCTTCAAAGGGTTCATTCACGGTAAAGGAACTATCTGAAAAGGTGTTTTGGAGCAGCCGGCAAATCAACCGTTACTTCCATTCGCAGTTTGGAATTTCACTCAAGGCATATGGCAATATCTTACGATTCAAGGCCTCATTGTCGCATATTAAAATGGGTAAACTTTATCCTGAACAGAATTTCAGCGATCAAAATCATTTCATAAAAGAAATCAAAAAATTTTCGGGCGTGGTTCCTAAGGAATTGTCCAAAAACCAAAACGACCGATTTATACTATTATCTGCATTGCCTGAGGAATAG
- a CDS encoding FAD-dependent oxidoreductase translates to MLIQNKKVAIIGAGPGGLTLARLLQQKGAEVKVYERDLHQEVRLQGGALDLHMESGLAALSEAGLMNEFKMHYRPGAELVRVLDHQAKIHSDQHAEKIVQNFEEEGYRPEIDRGPLRDILLNSLKPDTVIWDSHILAIEKIQGSWKLVFQNGKSVVADIVIGADGASSKIRPFVTDIRPFWTGITMIEGSIKDSKKTAPHIDALLKGGKIFAYGNEQTLIVSSKGDGSLGFTTSAKTNEFWYRESGIDFKDNKQVLAWFKGEFSGWSRIWYELFESEDTLFIPRPQYCMPLTQKWDAQPNITLIGDAAHWMPPFAGEGVNMAMLDALELSESFSNPEFENIQAAIANYEKQMFRRFEKTGEETLFNTEWMHGPNALNDMLSMFSKHE, encoded by the coding sequence ATGCTGATACAAAATAAAAAAGTTGCCATCATTGGTGCCGGGCCCGGAGGCCTGACACTTGCCCGACTGCTGCAGCAAAAAGGAGCAGAGGTAAAAGTTTATGAGCGGGACCTCCATCAGGAGGTAAGGCTGCAGGGTGGCGCACTCGATCTGCACATGGAATCCGGTTTAGCCGCATTAAGCGAAGCCGGTTTAATGAATGAGTTCAAAATGCATTACCGGCCGGGAGCGGAACTGGTCAGGGTGCTGGACCATCAGGCAAAAATTCACTCGGATCAACATGCAGAAAAAATAGTGCAGAATTTTGAAGAGGAGGGTTACAGACCTGAAATTGACCGGGGACCACTAAGGGATATCTTGCTGAATTCACTAAAACCAGATACTGTTATCTGGGATAGTCATATCCTGGCTATTGAGAAAATACAGGGTTCCTGGAAGCTGGTTTTTCAAAATGGTAAAAGTGTTGTGGCAGATATAGTAATCGGCGCTGATGGGGCAAGTAGCAAAATAAGACCTTTCGTTACCGATATCAGGCCTTTCTGGACGGGCATTACTATGATTGAGGGTTCAATAAAAGATTCAAAAAAGACAGCTCCTCATATTGATGCACTTTTGAAAGGCGGAAAGATATTTGCGTATGGAAATGAGCAGACTTTAATTGTGAGCTCGAAGGGTGATGGTAGTTTAGGGTTTACCACGAGTGCAAAAACAAATGAATTCTGGTATCGGGAAAGCGGAATAGATTTCAAAGACAACAAACAGGTATTGGCCTGGTTCAAAGGGGAGTTTTCGGGATGGAGTCGTATCTGGTATGAATTATTTGAAAGCGAAGACACGCTTTTTATCCCACGACCGCAATATTGTATGCCATTAACACAAAAGTGGGATGCTCAACCGAATATTACCCTTATAGGTGATGCTGCTCATTGGATGCCACCCTTTGCAGGTGAAGGGGTGAACATGGCCATGTTGGATGCTTTAGAATTGAGTGAATCTTTTAGCAATCCGGAATTTGAAAATATACAGGCAGCTATTGCGAATTATGAAAAACAAATGTTCAGGCGGTTCGAAAAAACCGGTGAGGAAACGTTATTCAATACGGAATGGATGCACGGGCCAAATGCATTAAATGATATGCTTTCAATGTTCAGCAAACATGAATAG